A DNA window from uncultured Methanoregula sp. contains the following coding sequences:
- a CDS encoding type IV pilin N-terminal domain-containing protein yields MKGPGYRDAAVSPVVGVMLMLAVTVMIAGIVSAFAGGMSETPEKTPQSNIKVRVNLNENITYFDHAGGDPFSLNNIQVVLQSGENKTSVKKSDIGKTCINFTQVGSNETTVKAGDTFSIEASTPGNARHENSGLRFGRTIFLKNQEVLWMIIDTRTSKTIAMGSLYL; encoded by the coding sequence ATGAAGGGCCCGGGCTATCGGGATGCAGCAGTATCCCCCGTTGTCGGGGTCATGCTGATGCTTGCGGTCACCGTCATGATCGCGGGAATTGTCAGCGCATTTGCAGGAGGAATGAGCGAAACCCCCGAAAAGACCCCTCAAAGCAATATCAAAGTCCGGGTCAACCTCAATGAGAATATAACCTATTTTGATCATGCAGGCGGAGACCCGTTCTCCCTGAATAATATCCAGGTTGTGCTCCAGTCCGGCGAGAACAAAACCTCCGTAAAAAAATCCGATATCGGGAAAACCTGCATCAATTTTACCCAGGTCGGAAGCAATGAGACAACGGTCAAAGCCGGGGATACATTCTCTATTGAAGCTTCCACCCCAGGGAATGCCCGTCATGAGAATTCCGGCCTCCGTTTCGGAAGAACCATCTTCCTGAAAAACCAGGAAGTCCTCTGGATGATAATCGATACCCGGACCAGCAAGACAATTGCCATGGGATCGCTGTACCTCTGA